One genomic segment of Bombus vancouverensis nearcticus chromosome 11, iyBomVanc1_principal, whole genome shotgun sequence includes these proteins:
- the LOC143303353 gene encoding omega-amidase NIT2-like isoform X1 has translation MLILSSTIHNLNIMILTNIAKQVVRTMSTFRLALVQLEVNEVKRKNVERAVSYISSAKEHNADIIALPECFNSPYGIQYFPKYAESIPDGETSVALSNAAKENNIYVVGGTMPEIEGDKLYNTCTIWGPDGTLIAKHRKVHLFDIDIPNKITFRESDSLGPGNSLTTFDVKGCKIGIGICYDIRFEEMARIYRNKGCQMLIYPAAFNMTTGPLHWSLLQRSRANDNQLYVACISPARVPSASYVAWGHTQLTNPWGKILYDLETQENMAVTDIDLKVVEEVRAQIPTFSQRRTDLYDTVCKKE, from the exons ATGTTGATATTGAGTAGTACCATACATAACCTCAACATTATGATACTTACAAACATCGCTAAACAAGTAGTGCGGACGATGTCGA CATTTCGCTTGGCGTTGGTACAACTTGAAGTAAATGAAGTAAAACGCAAAAATGTAGAGCGGGCAGTTTCCTACATTTCTAGCGCAAAAGAGCACAATGCTGATATTATAGCTCTTCCTGAATGCTTTAATTCACCATATGGAATAc agtactttccaaaatacgccgagagtattcctgatggtgaaacgagcgttgctttaTCGaatgcagctaaagaaaacaacatctatgtagttggtggtacgatgcctgaaatagagggcgataaattgtacaatacctgtactatttggggtcccgatggaactttgatagcaaaacaccgaaag gtacatctattcgacatcgacattcctaataagattacttttcgagagagtgattcactcggtcctggtaactccctaacgacgttcgatgtgaagggctgcaaaataggtattggcatttgctatgatattagattcgaggaaatggcacgcatttatcggaacaaag gttgccaaatgctgatatatccagcggcattcaatatgaccactggaccactgcactggtcattacttcagcgttccagagcgaatgataatcaattatacgttgcttgcatatcaccggctcgtgttccttcagcaagttacgtcgcatgggggcatacacagttgaccaatccctggggaaagattctttacgatttggaaactcaagagaatatggcagtcaccgatatcg
- the LOC143303353 gene encoding omega-amidase NIT2-like isoform X2 yields MLILSSTIHNLNIMILTNIAKQVVRTMSTFRLALVQLEVNEVKRKNVERAVSYISSAKEHNADIIALPECFNSPYGIQYFPKYAESIPDGETSVALSNAAKENNIYVVGGTMPEIEGDKLYNTCTIWGPDGTLIAKHRKVHLFDIDIPNKITFRESDSLGPGNSLTTFDVKGCKIGIGICYDIRFEEMARIYRNKGCQMLIYPAAFNMTTGPLHWSLLQRSRANDNQLYVACISPARVPSASYVAWGHTQLTNPWGKILYDLETQENMAVTDIAGAPGINRRQTNK; encoded by the exons ATGTTGATATTGAGTAGTACCATACATAACCTCAACATTATGATACTTACAAACATCGCTAAACAAGTAGTGCGGACGATGTCGA CATTTCGCTTGGCGTTGGTACAACTTGAAGTAAATGAAGTAAAACGCAAAAATGTAGAGCGGGCAGTTTCCTACATTTCTAGCGCAAAAGAGCACAATGCTGATATTATAGCTCTTCCTGAATGCTTTAATTCACCATATGGAATAc agtactttccaaaatacgccgagagtattcctgatggtgaaacgagcgttgctttaTCGaatgcagctaaagaaaacaacatctatgtagttggtggtacgatgcctgaaatagagggcgataaattgtacaatacctgtactatttggggtcccgatggaactttgatagcaaaacaccgaaag gtacatctattcgacatcgacattcctaataagattacttttcgagagagtgattcactcggtcctggtaactccctaacgacgttcgatgtgaagggctgcaaaataggtattggcatttgctatgatattagattcgaggaaatggcacgcatttatcggaacaaag gttgccaaatgctgatatatccagcggcattcaatatgaccactggaccactgcactggtcattacttcagcgttccagagcgaatgataatcaattatacgttgcttgcatatcaccggctcgtgttccttcagcaagttacgtcgcatgggggcatacacagttgaccaatccctggggaaagattctttacgatttggaaactcaagagaatatggcagtcaccgatatcg